The following proteins are co-located in the Burkholderia sp. HI2500 genome:
- a CDS encoding IS110 family transposase — protein sequence MDTVSLIGIDLGKHCFHLHGQDASGRMVFRKKLTRSQMFTLLGNFPRCIVVMEACAGAHWIARRLQALGHEAKLISPQFVKPFRQGNKNDFADAQAICEAAARSSMRFVSPHNEAQQIVSALHRVRERLVRDRTGTINQIHAFLLEFGISLPRGMAVIRRLPAVLEAESLPPRLVVVLERLQAHFKYLDEQIHQLERELLTQLHEDERSERLLEIPGIGPMTASVLMSELGDAQQYGSARQFAASVGLVPRQYSTGGKPTLLGISKRGDKELRRLLVQCARAVMQRIEHRTDALGVWIRSLLARRHSNVVACALANKLARIAWAILAKGTHYRSIEAVPSV from the coding sequence ATGGACACGGTATCGCTGATCGGAATCGATCTCGGCAAGCACTGCTTCCACCTGCATGGACAGGATGCGTCAGGCAGGATGGTGTTCCGTAAAAAGCTCACGCGTAGCCAGATGTTCACGCTGCTGGGCAATTTTCCGCGTTGCATTGTGGTCATGGAGGCCTGCGCCGGTGCTCACTGGATCGCACGTCGACTTCAAGCGCTGGGCCATGAGGCCAAGCTGATTTCTCCGCAATTCGTCAAACCGTTCCGGCAAGGCAACAAGAACGATTTCGCGGACGCCCAGGCGATCTGCGAAGCAGCCGCTCGTTCGAGCATGCGTTTCGTGAGCCCGCACAACGAAGCCCAGCAGATCGTTTCAGCCTTGCACCGTGTGCGCGAGCGGCTGGTGCGTGACCGCACCGGCACGATCAATCAGATTCATGCGTTTCTGTTGGAGTTCGGTATCAGCTTGCCGCGCGGCATGGCAGTGATCCGGCGACTGCCTGCCGTGCTCGAGGCAGAATCGTTGCCGCCGAGGCTGGTGGTCGTGCTCGAACGTTTGCAGGCGCACTTCAAGTATCTGGACGAGCAGATCCACCAGCTCGAACGTGAGTTGCTTACCCAGCTACACGAGGATGAACGCAGCGAACGACTGCTCGAGATTCCTGGCATTGGCCCGATGACCGCCAGCGTGTTGATGTCAGAGTTGGGCGATGCTCAGCAATATGGCTCAGCAAGGCAGTTTGCAGCTTCGGTCGGTCTGGTGCCGCGGCAGTACAGCACCGGCGGCAAACCAACGCTACTGGGCATCAGCAAGCGTGGCGACAAGGAACTGCGACGGCTGCTGGTGCAATGTGCGCGGGCCGTCATGCAGCGCATCGAGCACCGCACGGATGCATTGGGCGTCTGGATTCGCAGCCTGTTGGCGCGACGACACTCGAACGTGGTGGCCTGTGCCCTGGCCAACAAACTGGCGAGGATCGCCTGGGCCATCCTCGCCAAAGGGACACACTACCGGAGCATCGAGGCTGTTCCCTCAGTCTGA
- the lipA gene encoding lipoyl synthase, which produces MTDVTASPAPADSAATPAYDPTAKQKAQAKTARIPIKVIPIEKLKKPEWIRVKAATGSSRFNEIKTILREHNLHTVCEEASCPNIGECFGKGTATFMIMGDKCTRRCPFCDVGHGRPDPLDPDEPKNLARTIGALKLKYVVITSVDRDDLRDGGAGHFVECIREVREQSPETRIEILTPDFRGRLDRAISILNAAPPDVMNHNLETVPRLYKEARPGSDYAHSLKLLKDFKALHPDVATKSGLMVGLGETEEEILQVMRDLRAHDVDMLTIGQYLQPSEHHLPVRAYVHPDTFKMYEEEAYKMGFTHAAVGAMVRSSYHADLQAHGAGVV; this is translated from the coding sequence ATGACTGACGTTACCGCTTCCCCCGCACCGGCCGATTCGGCCGCGACCCCTGCCTACGATCCGACCGCCAAGCAGAAGGCGCAGGCGAAGACGGCGCGCATCCCGATCAAGGTCATTCCGATCGAGAAGCTGAAGAAGCCCGAGTGGATCCGCGTGAAGGCGGCCACCGGCAGCTCGCGCTTCAACGAGATCAAGACGATCCTGCGCGAGCACAACCTGCATACGGTGTGCGAGGAAGCGAGCTGCCCGAACATCGGCGAGTGCTTCGGCAAGGGCACCGCGACGTTCATGATCATGGGCGACAAGTGCACGCGCCGCTGCCCGTTCTGCGACGTCGGCCATGGCCGCCCCGATCCGCTGGATCCGGACGAGCCGAAGAACCTCGCGCGCACGATCGGCGCGCTGAAGCTCAAGTACGTGGTGATCACGAGCGTCGACCGCGACGACCTGCGCGACGGCGGCGCCGGTCACTTCGTCGAGTGCATCCGCGAAGTGCGCGAGCAGTCGCCGGAAACGCGCATCGAAATCCTGACGCCGGACTTCCGCGGCCGTCTCGACCGTGCGATCTCGATCCTGAACGCCGCGCCGCCGGACGTGATGAATCACAACCTCGAAACGGTGCCGCGCCTGTACAAGGAAGCGCGCCCGGGTTCGGACTACGCGCACTCGCTGAAGCTCCTGAAGGACTTCAAGGCGCTGCATCCGGACGTCGCGACGAAGTCGGGCCTGATGGTCGGCCTCGGCGAAACCGAGGAGGAAATCCTGCAGGTGATGCGCGACCTGCGCGCGCACGACGTCGACATGCTGACGATCGGCCAGTACCTGCAGCCGTCCGAGCACCACCTGCCGGTGCGGGCGTACGTGCATCCGGATACGTTCAAGATGTACGAGGAAGAGGCGTACAAGATGGGCTTCACGCACGCGGCCGTCGGCGCGATGGTGCGCTCGAGCTATCACGCCGATCTGCAGGCGCATGGGGCCGGGGTGGTCTGA
- the lipB gene encoding lipoyl(octanoyl) transferase LipB, with product MSVSPVSIVSTPVAVSASPAGSPDQPAPPVTVRWRGVETYEASFDAMRAFTDTRTADTGDEIWLVEHPPVYTLGQAGDPAHLLVADSGVPLVKVDRGGQITYHGPGQIVAYLLLDLRRRKLMVRTLVTKIEEAVIETLAAYNLASVRKAGAPGIYVASGVHEGAKIAALGLKIRNGCSYHGLSLNVKMDLRPFLAINPCGYAGLETVDMASLEVAADWNDVAHTLVRRLIANLDGASAAADKPQALEQHSND from the coding sequence ATGTCCGTTTCGCCGGTTTCCATCGTGTCCACGCCTGTTGCCGTTTCCGCATCGCCCGCCGGGTCCCCGGATCAGCCGGCCCCGCCGGTCACCGTGCGGTGGCGGGGCGTCGAGACCTACGAGGCGAGCTTCGACGCGATGCGCGCGTTCACCGACACGCGCACCGCCGACACCGGCGACGAGATCTGGCTGGTCGAGCACCCGCCGGTCTACACGCTCGGCCAGGCCGGCGACCCGGCCCACCTGCTGGTGGCCGACAGCGGCGTGCCGCTCGTGAAGGTCGACCGCGGCGGGCAAATCACTTACCACGGCCCCGGTCAGATCGTCGCGTACCTGCTGCTGGACCTGCGCCGGCGCAAGCTGATGGTGCGCACGCTGGTGACGAAGATCGAGGAGGCCGTGATCGAAACCCTCGCGGCGTATAATCTCGCTTCGGTCCGCAAGGCGGGCGCGCCCGGGATCTACGTGGCGTCCGGCGTGCACGAGGGCGCGAAAATCGCGGCCCTCGGCCTGAAGATCCGCAACGGCTGCAGCTATCACGGGCTGAGCCTGAACGTGAAGATGGATCTGCGCCCGTTTCTTGCGATCAACCCGTGCGGCTATGCCGGACTGGAAACTGTCGACATGGCGAGCCTCGAGGTTGCCGCCGACTGGAACGACGTCGCCCACACGCTGGTGCGCCGTCTGATCGCCAACCTCGACGGCGCATCCGCGGCCGCCGACAAGCCGCAGGCACTGGAACAACATTCGAATGACTGA
- a CDS encoding DUF2917 domain-containing protein, producing the protein MQEISSSITFEIPAGETVPMKVQRSTRLIVQSGPVWATRSNDVNDYFLVDGETLKLRRGERLWLSAEGREGTRVAFSVSRPPREVALGGLARLRERLSALLHDGWRTV; encoded by the coding sequence ATGCAAGAAATTTCTTCAAGCATCACGTTCGAAATCCCCGCGGGCGAAACCGTGCCGATGAAGGTACAACGCAGCACGCGGCTGATCGTCCAGAGCGGGCCGGTGTGGGCGACGCGCAGCAACGACGTCAACGACTACTTCCTGGTCGACGGCGAAACGCTGAAGCTGCGCCGCGGCGAGCGGCTGTGGCTCAGCGCGGAGGGCCGGGAGGGCACGCGCGTGGCGTTCTCGGTGTCGCGGCCGCCCCGGGAAGTCGCGCTCGGCGGGCTGGCACGGCTGCGTGAACGGCTGTCCGCGCTGCTCCACGACGGCTGGCGCACCGTCTGA
- a CDS encoding transcriptional regulator GcvA — MDLRQLPALNAIRAFEAAARHENFSRAADELFVTHGAVSHQVRALEEELGVQLFTRNGKRLCLTDAGMRYAQQIRTALMVIADATRDVRASDRDRRLVVSMLSSFAARFITPRIGTFIERHPEIDVELQSTNSLTDFARDDVDIAIRFGQGNYPGLHVEPLFDEVFFPACAPTLNGGKLPQTPADLAHYNLLRSDDELWRPWFDAAGLKTLTEPKRGILYQDSSNLLLAAIDGQGIALVRRSLAVHDLLDGRIVRLFDIDGPSPWHYFFVCPPPLVNTPRVQAFRTWLLQEVAEYKRLCDELDARRAAGKTPAECAQEGGWKALRVRP, encoded by the coding sequence ATGGACCTCCGCCAGCTACCTGCGCTGAACGCGATTCGCGCGTTCGAAGCCGCCGCCCGTCACGAGAATTTCTCGCGCGCCGCCGACGAGCTGTTCGTCACGCACGGCGCGGTGAGCCACCAGGTACGCGCACTTGAGGAAGAACTCGGCGTGCAGCTGTTCACGCGCAACGGCAAGCGGCTGTGCCTGACCGACGCCGGCATGCGCTACGCGCAGCAGATTCGCACCGCGCTGATGGTGATCGCCGATGCGACCCGCGACGTGCGCGCGAGCGACCGCGACCGGCGGCTCGTGGTGTCGATGCTGTCGTCGTTCGCCGCGCGCTTCATCACGCCGCGCATCGGCACGTTCATCGAGCGGCATCCGGAAATCGACGTCGAGCTGCAGTCGACCAACTCGCTCACCGATTTCGCACGCGACGACGTCGACATCGCGATCCGCTTCGGTCAAGGCAACTATCCGGGGCTGCATGTCGAGCCGCTGTTCGACGAGGTGTTCTTTCCGGCGTGTGCGCCGACGCTGAACGGCGGCAAGCTGCCGCAAACGCCCGCCGATCTCGCGCACTACAACCTGCTGCGCTCGGACGACGAGCTGTGGCGGCCGTGGTTCGACGCGGCCGGGCTCAAGACGCTGACCGAGCCGAAACGGGGGATTCTGTACCAGGATTCGTCGAACCTGCTGCTGGCCGCGATCGACGGCCAGGGCATCGCGCTCGTGCGCCGCTCGCTCGCGGTGCACGACCTGCTCGACGGGCGCATCGTGCGCCTGTTCGACATCGACGGGCCGAGCCCGTGGCACTATTTTTTCGTGTGTCCGCCGCCGCTCGTGAACACGCCGCGCGTGCAGGCGTTCAGGACCTGGCTGCTTCAGGAAGTCGCCGAATACAAGCGGCTGTGCGACGAGCTGGACGCGCGGCGCGCGGCGGGGAAGACCCCCGCCGAGTGCGCGCAGGAAGGAGGATGGAAGGCGCTTAGAGTACGACCTTGA
- a CDS encoding HP0495 family protein, whose amino-acid sequence MSEPTKTIEVTGAIDTRKESLLEFPCDFPIKIMGKAHPEFKDTIFKVVAVHDNEIDVEKIEERASSGGNYTGLTITVRATSQEQLDNIYRALTGHPMVKVVL is encoded by the coding sequence ATGAGCGAACCGACCAAAACCATCGAGGTGACCGGCGCGATCGATACCCGGAAGGAGTCGCTGCTGGAGTTCCCGTGCGATTTCCCGATCAAGATCATGGGCAAGGCGCACCCCGAGTTCAAGGACACGATCTTCAAGGTCGTCGCGGTTCACGACAACGAGATCGATGTCGAGAAGATCGAGGAGCGTGCGTCGAGCGGCGGTAATTACACGGGCCTCACGATCACCGTGCGGGCGACGAGCCAGGAACAGCTCGACAACATCTACCGTGCACTGACCGGCCACCCTATGGTCAAGGTCGTACTCTAA
- a CDS encoding D-amino acid aminotransferase, producing the protein MSQAEFEPIVYLSVSSQEEMVPLSEARVPVLDRGFIFGDGVYEVVPVYAHDGAHVPFRIEQHLARLERSLKKIGIASPHDDAGWRALIERVVAANAEGLGDGNALVYLQVTRGVAKRGHAFPANAVPTVFVMTSPLRLPSAEERARGVRCVTAEDRRWLHCDIKSISLLGNVLMAQHAAERDAFETLQLRDGNLTEGSSSNVWIVKNGELLAPPRSNKILEGIRYALIEELADECKIPFVAREISEVELRAADEIMITSATKEVLPVTSLDDLPVQGGKPGPVFAALYDAYQRAKAREFEQFDLTRSK; encoded by the coding sequence ATGAGCCAAGCCGAATTCGAACCGATCGTCTACCTCAGCGTCTCGTCGCAGGAGGAAATGGTGCCGCTGTCGGAAGCCCGTGTACCGGTGCTCGACCGCGGGTTCATCTTCGGCGATGGCGTGTATGAAGTTGTCCCCGTTTATGCGCACGACGGCGCGCACGTGCCGTTCCGGATCGAGCAGCATCTGGCACGGCTCGAGCGCAGCCTGAAGAAGATCGGCATCGCGAGCCCGCACGACGACGCGGGCTGGCGTGCGCTGATCGAGCGCGTCGTCGCGGCGAATGCCGAAGGGCTCGGCGACGGCAACGCGCTGGTCTATCTGCAGGTGACGCGCGGCGTCGCGAAGCGCGGCCACGCGTTCCCGGCGAACGCGGTGCCGACGGTGTTCGTGATGACGAGCCCGCTGCGCCTGCCGTCCGCCGAAGAACGCGCGCGGGGCGTGCGTTGCGTGACGGCCGAGGATCGTCGCTGGCTGCATTGCGACATCAAGTCGATCTCGCTGCTCGGCAACGTGCTGATGGCGCAGCATGCGGCCGAACGCGATGCGTTCGAGACGCTGCAGCTGCGCGACGGCAACCTGACGGAAGGCTCGTCGTCGAACGTGTGGATCGTGAAGAACGGCGAGCTGCTCGCGCCGCCGCGCAGCAACAAGATCCTCGAGGGGATCCGCTACGCGCTGATCGAGGAACTGGCGGACGAATGCAAGATCCCGTTCGTCGCACGCGAGATCAGCGAAGTGGAGTTGCGCGCGGCCGACGAAATCATGATCACGTCGGCCACGAAGGAAGTGCTGCCCGTCACGTCGCTCGACGATCTGCCCGTGCAGGGCGGCAAGCCGGGCCCCGTATTCGCGGCGTTGTACGACGCGTACCAGCGCGCGAAAGCGCGCGAGTTTGAACAGTTTGACCTAACCCGGAGCAAATGA